The nucleotide sequence TATTTCTGTTATGCCTACGAATCTTTACGGTCCGAATGATAATTATCATGCGGAAAATTCTCATGTGCTGCCGGCGCTTATTCGCAGATTCTATGAAGCAAAAGAGAAAAATCTACCGATTGTTGAGATATGGGGAACGGGAACTCCTAAACGTGAATTCCTTTATGTAGATGATTTGGCCGATGCCTGCGTTTTTCTCATGCAGGAATATACAGGAAATGAAACGATCAATATTGGAACTGGCAAAGAACTTTCGATTGCTGAGTTGGCAGCATTGGTGAAGCAGATTGTGGGGTATCATGGAGAGATCCGATATGATGCATCGAAACCGGATGGTATGCCACGCAAACTTTTGGATGTAGGAAAACTTACTGCGTTGGGATGGTCATATAAAACGGAGCTGTCAGAAGGAATCCGACTCGCATATGAGGATTTTTTAAGCCATTCCATTCGTACGGAAAGATAAGCGAACAGACTGGAGATTAGAACAATGTTGAAGTCTTTTTTTAAGATATTTACGATTTTTCCTCGCAGAGAACTTCGATATTGTGCCTTTATCATTGCTTGTATGGTTTTTGGTGCTGTACTGGAGGCGGTGGGAATTGGTGCCATTTTGCCGCTTATTTCCATTATGGGGCAGCCGGATTTTCTCCAGACTAATCCGGCTGTCATGACGCTTGCAGCCTTTTTTCATATCAATACACATACGGAACTCATTATTTTTCTTGCAATAGGGTTGATGATGCTCTATGTTTTGAAGAATATGTATCTTACATGGCAGATCAATCTCCAGGCTCGTTTTTCCATGCGTCAGCAGGTGTATTATTCGAATCAGCTCATGGCGACGTATCTAGGCAAGCCGTATATATATCATTTGGATCATAATTCGGCGACACTTTTACGAAATGTTAATTCTGTAGGGACAGCGGTCTTTGCGAATATCTTAATGCCGACTTTTGCGCTATTGGCTGAAACTATTACAGCTTTTGCCATATGGGTCATGCTGGTGTTTGTAGATGCCTTTACCGCCATTCTGGTTGCAGGCTTTATGGGTGGCATGATCTATATGATTATGAAGGCGTTTCGCCGAAAGATTGTTCGACAGGGCGAGCTGCAAATGGCGTATGCCTCTGAGTATATAAAATGGTTGAATCAAGGCTTGGGGGCGATAAAAGAAACTAAGGTGACGGGAAATGAGGGATATTTTTTAAAACGCTTTTCTGAGGCGTATGATGTGTTTGGAAATGCCTATCGCATCTTTCAAGTATTCGTTCAAACGCCAAAGTTATTGATCGAGACATTTGTGATTTCGAGTTTATTGTTGCTCATCGTCGTCAAATTATTTTTGGGGAATGCGCCGATGGATATCGTTCCGCTCTTAGGAGTTTTGGCATTGGCTGCATTTCGTCTCATGCCGAGTGCGAATCGCATGGTGGCGATATCGAATGGCATAAAATTTCAAATGCCTTTTTTTGAAGAATTATATGATGAACTTATCGAAATAAAATATAGGCAATCCAAAGGAAGAAGCATTCTTTTCAAAAGTACAGAGAGAATCGTATCTTTCAAGCATGCCATTCACATATCGGATGTTTGCTTTCAATATCCTGATACTGAGCGAAAAATCTTAGATGGGGTATCGCTATCTTTCCCCAAAGGCGCCTTTGTTGGTATTACAGGTGCATCAGGTGCCGGAAAAACGACCTTTATTGACATTCTGCTTGGTTTGTTGAAGCCTGTGCAAGGAAAAATAGAGGTGGATGGACAAGACATATGGCAAGATATTTCTGCGTGGCGCAGAATATTGGCCTATGTTCCGCAGAGCATATATCTGATTGATGGAAGCATACGAGAAAATATCGCCTTGGGTATCTCGGAAGAACAGATTGATGATGAGCGTATTGAGCGTGTGCTGAGAATGGCGGAACTCAGCTCGTTTGTGAAAGAACTGCCGGATGGTGTAGAAACGGAGGTGGGCGAAAGGGGTGTCAAGCTATCGGGTGGGCAAAGACAACGTATTGGCATTGCGCGAGCTTTGTATCTGAATCCGCAGATTCTTGTCTTGGATGAAGCAACTTCCGCATTGGATCATGAGACGGAGCAGAATATTACAAATACGATTCTGAATCTAAGGGGGCATTTAACCATCATCGCCGTCGCGCATAGAACTAGCACTTTGGAATCTTGCGACCTGCGTGTTCATTTTTCTGAAGGCAGGGCAGAGTTGATGGTGTAATTGTTTGATGCTGGATATTATACGTATGTGTTTTGAGGGAGTTTTCTCATGATTGAACGTATTGGACGATTTATAAAACGGAATTTGAAAAAACGATTCTGTAAGCCCGTATCTGTGGGAGAAATGGAGTTTGCTTCTTTGAATGCGCCGTTTTGGCAAGATGAAAAGATTGCATCGACTGTGGAGAAACGTATTTTAGTTTATGTTGCGGGCGACTATATTACCCCTGTTGTCGAAACAATGTTGTTTGCAAAACGGTTATCGAAGGAAAGGGAAATGCCGCTCGATGTCTTAGGTGGAAGCGACATCTTATACAAACCTGTACGCAGTGTATATCAGTCGTTTCATATTCGTTCTGTTCTTGATGCTGAAATGGGGTGGCTTGAAAAGGCTAAAGTACTGTATGAAGCCATATTGGCTTGGCGCATGTGGCGCGAAGGAAACGACATACTCGCCATGACGTATGATGGCATCCCCATTGGAGAGGAACTCTATGATGCAATCTTGTCACATAATAGAGAACAGTACACGGTTGATAAAATCGAATTAAAGCATATATATGACGCCTATCTTTTTTATAAAAATATACATATTGCGAAGAGGATATTTCATTCGCAAAGGTATGGTGTGTTCATATTTTCGGACGGAGATTATATCAACTCTCCTTTTGTTAAGTTTGCAGCGAAATATGGTGCAGAGATTTATCAGACAAGTGTAGGGAGAGTCCTTTTTCATAAAATAATTAAGGATTTTACATTAAAGTACAGTAGTCAGATTACGCACCAGATGTATGAGGAATGTCGGGCGATGGTGCCAAGACGAATAATTGATCAATATTTGACAGAGCGCTTTCGTGGCGAAGCAAAGGCTGACTATGATCGACAGGCTTTTTTTGGAAAAAAGGAGTATTCTAAAGAGGATCTTTGTAAATTTTCCGGACTGTCTTTTGATTCAGACTGTAAATTTGTTGTCGTGGCAGCGCATGCTTTTTCGGATCGCCCACATTCTGGTGATATTATGGTTTACAGGGATTATTACCAATGGCTGATTGAAACCCTCAAGCTTCTTGACAAGGTGGAAGGCGTCGTAGTATTTGTGAAAGAGCACCCATCTGCATTGCTGTATGGTGAAAAAGGCAGCATTTCACATCTGGTCAGGCAATATGGTTGGAAACAGATCTATACCTTACCGGAGGATTTTCATACGTATAGCATCTTCCGTTATTTTGACTATGTTGTGACTTGTAAAGGGACTATTGGCTTGGAAGCGGCATCTTTTGGAATTCCCGTTTTTACCGCAGGGCAGGGATATTATTATGGATTCGGTGTAGATATAAATTCAACTACGACGGCTGAATATGAACAACGACTACAAAATATCAAAAGATATGAACGTTTGCCGGAAACGGTGCAAGAACGTGCCAGAATTTTGCTTTATCTGATGGGGCAAATTACGCCGCCTTATGCGCCGTCGGTTATTCCTGCAGATCGCTTTCGATCAGAGATAGCACAGTTGCGTTCTGAAGAGTATCAGTATACATATATTAATCAAAGATTGAGAGAGGGGAAGTCTATCAAAGATGAATATTATGAACGCATACTTAAGGATATTATCGTGTTTGATGAAACTGTAGGGACTATCTATGAAGATTTGTCATGATCTTGAGTCCTGTACTGGATGTACGGCTTGCAGGCATATTTGTCCTGTTTCCGCGATTACGATGCGAGAGAACAGTGAGGGATTCTTATATCCGAAAGTAAATGAAAGCCTGTGCGTACATTGTGGACGATGTGTTCAGGTATGTCCACAAAATCATGTGCCGACTTATTATGCGCCTCGGGCTGTTTATGCCGTTAAACATAGGATGCAATCTGTTCGGGAACGGAGTACTTCTGGCGGAATGTTCACAGCATTGTCAGATTGGATATTGGATCAAGGGGGTGTAATATACGGTGCTGCTTTCGATGAAGCATTTGTGGTTTCGCATATTGTAGCAGACAATGCGATTGAACGAAATCGGATGCGAGGCTCCAAATATGTACAAAGTGTTCTTGGTGACGTTTTTGCACATATCGAATCCGATTTAAGAGAAAATCGTTATGTACTTTTTACGGGAACTCCTTGCCAGGTTGATGGCTTACGCAATTTTATAGGGAAAGCACATCATAAGCTGTTCTTAGTAGACATTGTGTGTTATGGAACGCCTAGCCCGCTGCTTTTTCGAGACTATATCCAGTTTATTCAGAAAGAGTATCAGACCGATATACGATGGTATACTTTTCGGAATAAGAAAGCGTCTTGGCGTACAGGAAAATCATTTTTAGAGCTTGAAAATAACAAGGCTGTATCAAAAGAAAAAACGGAGATTTTCGATCGTCTCTTTTGGTCTGGAAATATCATCCGCACATCCTGTTATGCATGTCCCTACACAAAACCGATACGTATTTCGGATATCACAATCGGAGATTGTTGGGGACTGGAGAAGATTCTGCCGACATTTGAAGATGCCTATGGTGTATCGCTCTGCCTAGTGAATACAAAGCAGGGAGAAAGAATCTTTGATGAAATTTTTCAAGCAATCGAGTGTCATGATATATCAAACTCCTTGGAGTGGCAACAGCCTCGTATGCAATCCCCGACAGAACGTCCCATTGCTAGAGAAGCGTTTTGGAGAGATTATCATAGGAAGGGATTCTTGTATGTTGCAAGAAAATATACACATTGGAATATCTTTCGTATAACGATTCGAAAAATACGTTTTGTCTTACACAGAATCTTTGGCTAGGAGGTATGTTATGATTAGCGCTTGGCGCTCATGGTATCACCGATATCGGCTCAATGCTTTTTTAAGAGCTAACCCAGATAAGATACATATTTGCAGGGGGGGCAAGTGACACGGTTTTTACGGAAACCGCAAATTTCCAATTTGCTTTACCACGGAAGGATATTGCAGTGAAGATTGGTAATGGGTGCAGGATCGGATGCAGTTTTATATTTTAATCCGACCAAGGGCATATTTCGATAGGTGATCGAACATTTATCAATGCAGGAACAAAATTGATTTCACGAGCAGGCATAAATATTGGTAGTGATGTAACGATTGTGTGGGGGTGCTATGTATATGACCATGATTCCCATTCGATAGATTGGCATGACCGTATTGAAGAAAAAAAGAGTACGGGAATGCGAATAATATGGAGGCATTGCTTTTAAAAAAATCATGGAAGAATGTTCGTGCTGCGCCCATACATATTGGCGATAAAGCCTGGCTAGGTTTCAATGTGATTGTATTAAAGGGTGTTTCCATTGGAGAGGGTGCGGTCATTGGCGCTGGTTCGGTAGTAACGTCAGATGTACCTGCATATAGCGTTGCAGTAGGTAATCCTGCTGCTGTTGTCAAGCGTTTGATTGTGGAGGAGGGTACTGATGAAGATCGGCATATTGACTTTCCATGATGGCATCAATTATGGCGCATATTTACAAGTATATTCACTCTATCGCACGTTGCAGAAGTTGGGAGCAGAACCTGAGATTCTGAATTATAAAGGCTTTTTCCACTGGCGGTGGGAATATCGCTGCTTGATATGGACAAAACGCCCCGCTAGACTTGCAGCCAACCTAAAGAAGTTGATTGCCTTTAAAAGGTGTCAAAAGCTATTGAAGCAAACATCGTTCACTTTTCATAGAACGTGTTTACCGAATTATGATAAGGTTATCGTGGGCAGTGATGAAATATGGAATTATAGTGTTGCGCATGGAGATGATATTTATTTTGGCGTAGGTGTTCCTGCACGGGAGAAGTATGCTTATGCTGCGAGTTTTGGCTCTGTTGATGAAAATGATGAGATCCCAAAAAAACTTTTATCCGGATTAGAAACATTCCGGAATATTTCTGTTCGCGATGAAAATTCAATGAGATTGCTTCAGAGAAATCTTCCGCAGAAAGAGTGCATCAAGGTGTTGGATCCTACGTTGCTGTACGATTTCAATGGCGAAGAAGTAGAGCCTGTCGAAAAAAATTATATATTGATTTATACTACTGACAATGCCATTCCCGTATCCGTGCGAAATGAGATTATTTCGTTTGCCAGACAGCATAATAAAACTCTTGTGGCCGTTGGGTATCATATGCCGTGGTGTGAGAAGAATTTCAATACATTGAATCCGTTTGAGTGGGCTGGTTTTTTTAAGTGTGCCGATATGATTGTTACAACCATGTTTCATGGCACGATGTTTTCCATTAAATATAAAAAGGAGTTTTGTACGATTCTTGAACCGTATAGGGTGAACAAACTTAAAGATTTGTTGACGGAATTTGGTCTTGAAAAGAGAATTTATCAAGAAAAGAGCGGGCTGGAGGATGTGTTTCATGCCCCCATTGATTACGTGTCGGTCGAAGCGTGTTTGAAAGAAAGGAAAAAGATTTCTTTTGATTATATAAAGCGCATTATTGGAAAAGGTAACTGTGATTTGCATAAAGGCTGAATATTACAGGACTTGAAAGAGAGGCCGACATGTTGATTCTTAATATATATAGCCATATACGAGTTTTGTGCAAGCGGCTCATCTATAAAATTCTCTTTGGAAGGAAAGTTTCGTTTGGTAGTCATGTGCACTTTCGGAGGGGATTTTCTTTGCTCATTCTTGAGCAGGGAAAGGTGGAAATTGGTAGATATGTATTTTTTAATAATGATTGTTCCATCGTGGCAAGGGAATATATATTTATTGGAGCATATACGATGATGGGGGAAAATGTAAAATTATATGACCATAATCATCGTATATCCAATCCGAATATATTGAAAAGAGATCAAGGTTTTAAAAATCGTCCGATTAAGATTGGGAGAAATTGTTGGATTGGCAATAATGTTACTTTGCTAGGAGGAGCGGATATAGGGGATAATAGTGTGGTTGGTGCAGGGTGTATTGTCGACTGCGTTATTCCTGCTGATACGATTGTGACAATGAACCGAGAACTGCGAATGTGTCCGATTTGTTGGAAAGATATGGGCCAGCTTTCATAAATTTCGTAATAAACCATACGGAAAAATGCTTGCCTTACGAAGAGTTGTATGTAATCCTTACATGAAAATGTGGAGAAGAGTTGTAGATTTAATGTGCTTGTGATATTCTATTCA is from Selenomonas sputigena ATCC 35185 and encodes:
- a CDS encoding Coenzyme F420 hydrogenase/dehydrogenase, beta subunit C-terminal domain; amino-acid sequence: MKICHDLESCTGCTACRHICPVSAITMRENSEGFLYPKVNESLCVHCGRCVQVCPQNHVPTYYAPRAVYAVKHRMQSVRERSTSGGMFTALSDWILDQGGVIYGAAFDEAFVVSHIVADNAIERNRMRGSKYVQSVLGDVFAHIESDLRENRYVLFTGTPCQVDGLRNFIGKAHHKLFLVDIVCYGTPSPLLFRDYIQFIQKEYQTDIRWYTFRNKKASWRTGKSFLELENNKAVSKEKTEIFDRLFWSGNIIRTSCYACPYTKPIRISDITIGDCWGLEKILPTFEDAYGVSLCLVNTKQGERIFDEIFQAIECHDISNSLEWQQPRMQSPTERPIAREAFWRDYHRKGFLYVARKYTHWNIFRITIRKIRFVLHRIFG
- a CDS encoding polysaccharide pyruvyl transferase family protein; the protein is MKIGILTFHDGINYGAYLQVYSLYRTLQKLGAEPEILNYKGFFHWRWEYRCLIWTKRPARLAANLKKLIAFKRCQKLLKQTSFTFHRTCLPNYDKVIVGSDEIWNYSVAHGDDIYFGVGVPAREKYAYAASFGSVDENDEIPKKLLSGLETFRNISVRDENSMRLLQRNLPQKECIKVLDPTLLYDFNGEEVEPVEKNYILIYTTDNAIPVSVRNEIISFARQHNKTLVAVGYHMPWCEKNFNTLNPFEWAGFFKCADMIVTTMFHGTMFSIKYKKEFCTILEPYRVNKLKDLLTEFGLEKRIYQEKSGLEDVFHAPIDYVSVEACLKERKKISFDYIKRIIGKGNCDLHKG
- a CDS encoding ABC transporter ATP-binding protein, with the protein product MLKSFFKIFTIFPRRELRYCAFIIACMVFGAVLEAVGIGAILPLISIMGQPDFLQTNPAVMTLAAFFHINTHTELIIFLAIGLMMLYVLKNMYLTWQINLQARFSMRQQVYYSNQLMATYLGKPYIYHLDHNSATLLRNVNSVGTAVFANILMPTFALLAETITAFAIWVMLVFVDAFTAILVAGFMGGMIYMIMKAFRRKIVRQGELQMAYASEYIKWLNQGLGAIKETKVTGNEGYFLKRFSEAYDVFGNAYRIFQVFVQTPKLLIETFVISSLLLLIVVKLFLGNAPMDIVPLLGVLALAAFRLMPSANRMVAISNGIKFQMPFFEELYDELIEIKYRQSKGRSILFKSTERIVSFKHAIHISDVCFQYPDTERKILDGVSLSFPKGAFVGITGASGAGKTTFIDILLGLLKPVQGKIEVDGQDIWQDISAWRRILAYVPQSIYLIDGSIRENIALGISEEQIDDERIERVLRMAELSSFVKELPDGVETEVGERGVKLSGGQRQRIGIARALYLNPQILVLDEATSALDHETEQNITNTILNLRGHLTIIAVAHRTSTLESCDLRVHFSEGRAELMV
- a CDS encoding DapH/DapD/GlmU-related protein, which translates into the protein MEALLLKKSWKNVRAAPIHIGDKAWLGFNVIVLKGVSIGEGAVIGAGSVVTSDVPAYSVAVGNPAAVVKRLIVEEGTDEDRHIDFP
- a CDS encoding acyltransferase translates to MLILEQGKVEIGRYVFFNNDCSIVAREYIFIGAYTMMGENVKLYDHNHRISNPNILKRDQGFKNRPIKIGRNCWIGNNVTLLGGADIGDNSVVGAGCIVDCVIPADTIVTMNRELRMCPICWKDMGQLS
- a CDS encoding capsular polysaccharide export protein, LipB/KpsS family, with translation MIERIGRFIKRNLKKRFCKPVSVGEMEFASLNAPFWQDEKIASTVEKRILVYVAGDYITPVVETMLFAKRLSKEREMPLDVLGGSDILYKPVRSVYQSFHIRSVLDAEMGWLEKAKVLYEAILAWRMWREGNDILAMTYDGIPIGEELYDAILSHNREQYTVDKIELKHIYDAYLFYKNIHIAKRIFHSQRYGVFIFSDGDYINSPFVKFAAKYGAEIYQTSVGRVLFHKIIKDFTLKYSSQITHQMYEECRAMVPRRIIDQYLTERFRGEAKADYDRQAFFGKKEYSKEDLCKFSGLSFDSDCKFVVVAAHAFSDRPHSGDIMVYRDYYQWLIETLKLLDKVEGVVVFVKEHPSALLYGEKGSISHLVRQYGWKQIYTLPEDFHTYSIFRYFDYVVTCKGTIGLEAASFGIPVFTAGQGYYYGFGVDINSTTTAEYEQRLQNIKRYERLPETVQERARILLYLMGQITPPYAPSVIPADRFRSEIAQLRSEEYQYTYINQRLREGKSIKDEYYERILKDIIVFDETVGTIYEDLS